One window of the Rhizobiaceae bacterium genome contains the following:
- a CDS encoding metalloregulator ArsR/SmtB family transcription factor produces the protein MDKKASLAALAALGQETRLDIFRLLVRAGSEGVPSGEIATRVGAVQNTTSSHLKILTHAGLIRPERDGRTVRYVADMTGFRDLLAYLMEDCCNGAPELCRPVINAVTCDC, from the coding sequence ATGGACAAGAAGGCGTCGCTCGCTGCGCTGGCAGCGCTGGGTCAGGAGACCCGCCTGGACATCTTCCGTCTGCTTGTACGAGCCGGGTCAGAGGGCGTTCCTTCGGGTGAGATTGCGACGCGAGTGGGAGCGGTTCAGAACACCACATCCTCGCATCTCAAGATTCTGACGCATGCGGGGCTCATCCGACCCGAACGGGATGGCCGGACCGTGCGCTACGTCGCCGACATGACCGGATTCCGTGACCTGCTCGCCTACCTGATGGAAGACTGCTGCAACGGCGCGCCCGAACTCTGCCGTCCAGTCATCAATGCCGTGACCTGCGATTGTTAG
- a CDS encoding heavy metal translocating P-type ATPase → MESSAGDRVKTALLAVAVAGLLGGLLLAYVVDRPDLASSTWMIGVIPVLAALLVEILRSLARGEAGLDIVAALSMTAALVFGEALAAAVVAVMYSGGTFLESFAEGRARREMRDLLSRVPRTATRHRDGRLEDVPLDQIAPGDRLLIRQGDIVPVDGAVASLSAFLDTSALTGESLPIKLAAGAEAMSGSTNAGDAFDLVATREARDSTYAGIVRLVEQAQSSKAPMSRLADRWSLGFLLVTVAIAFAAWWFTNDPIRAVAVLVVATPCPLILAVPVALVAGLSRAAHYGVLIKGAGPLEAMARATTLILDKTGTLTDGRSRIVSIDTHGGIEADELLRLGAALDQATKHPVAQAIVAGAHERGLTLPVPQEVREAPGEGLTGIVEGRRVIVGGHGFVAGQVDAGAIAHPALSAGSVLVAVGIDGKLAGHIVMADPLRDGTHDMLSGLRRQGVNRILLATGDRQEVAERVTSGLGLDGIRAALSPDQKVLLVLSERKHGPVMMVGDGVNDAPALAAADIGVAMGARGAAASAEAADVVLLVDRVDRLGTGVDIAQGARRIALESVVAGIGLSVMGMVAAAFGYLTPVQGALIQEAIDIAVILNALRALRIRPAEPRPIYPGDGALLSQEGIVT, encoded by the coding sequence ATGGAATCTTCCGCAGGCGACAGGGTGAAGACGGCGCTTCTGGCGGTGGCAGTGGCGGGCCTTCTGGGAGGCCTCCTGCTGGCCTACGTGGTGGACAGGCCAGACCTTGCTTCCAGCACGTGGATGATCGGCGTCATCCCCGTCCTCGCCGCGCTGCTGGTCGAGATCCTGCGCAGCCTTGCGCGAGGCGAAGCCGGACTGGACATCGTCGCGGCGCTGTCTATGACGGCGGCTCTTGTGTTCGGCGAGGCGCTGGCCGCCGCAGTCGTCGCCGTGATGTATTCCGGCGGTACATTCCTGGAAAGCTTTGCCGAGGGTCGCGCCCGGCGAGAGATGCGCGATCTTCTTTCGCGCGTCCCGCGCACCGCAACACGGCACCGCGATGGCCGCCTTGAGGACGTGCCGCTCGATCAGATCGCGCCCGGAGACCGCCTCCTGATCCGGCAGGGCGACATCGTTCCCGTGGATGGCGCGGTCGCATCCCTGTCGGCGTTCCTTGACACCTCCGCACTCACGGGCGAATCCCTGCCGATCAAGCTCGCCGCTGGCGCAGAGGCGATGAGCGGCTCGACCAATGCGGGCGATGCCTTCGATCTTGTTGCTACCAGGGAGGCGCGTGACAGCACCTATGCAGGCATCGTGCGCCTAGTCGAACAGGCCCAGTCCTCCAAGGCTCCCATGTCTCGCCTCGCCGACCGCTGGTCGCTCGGCTTCCTGCTCGTGACCGTGGCGATCGCCTTCGCCGCCTGGTGGTTCACGAACGATCCGATCCGGGCAGTTGCGGTGCTGGTGGTGGCAACGCCATGTCCGCTGATACTGGCGGTGCCCGTAGCGCTGGTGGCTGGCCTCTCGCGCGCCGCCCACTACGGAGTGCTCATCAAGGGTGCCGGGCCGCTGGAAGCCATGGCGCGTGCGACAACGCTCATTCTCGACAAGACCGGCACGCTGACCGACGGGCGATCGCGGATCGTTTCGATCGATACGCATGGCGGTATCGAAGCGGATGAGTTGCTGCGGCTCGGGGCGGCTCTCGACCAGGCCACGAAACATCCGGTAGCCCAGGCGATTGTTGCCGGTGCGCACGAGCGCGGATTGACGCTTCCGGTCCCACAAGAGGTCAGGGAAGCGCCTGGCGAAGGACTGACCGGGATTGTTGAAGGTCGCCGGGTGATCGTCGGCGGTCATGGCTTCGTCGCAGGACAGGTCGATGCCGGGGCCATCGCCCATCCGGCGCTGTCGGCGGGCTCGGTGCTGGTGGCGGTCGGGATCGACGGCAAGCTCGCGGGCCACATCGTCATGGCCGATCCGCTGCGCGATGGCACGCATGACATGCTGTCGGGACTGCGCCGGCAGGGGGTCAACCGCATTCTCCTCGCCACCGGCGACAGACAGGAGGTTGCGGAGCGGGTGACGTCAGGCCTCGGACTCGACGGCATACGCGCCGCACTCTCGCCCGATCAGAAGGTTCTGCTCGTTCTCTCGGAGCGCAAGCACGGTCCTGTGATGATGGTCGGCGACGGGGTGAACGACGCTCCCGCCCTCGCCGCCGCCGACATCGGCGTGGCCATGGGCGCGCGCGGGGCAGCGGCTTCCGCGGAAGCCGCCGATGTCGTCCTACTCGTCGACAGGGTGGACAGGCTCGGCACGGGCGTCGACATCGCCCAGGGCGCGCGGCGGATCGCGCTCGAAAGCGTCGTCGCGGGTATCGGACTGTCCGTCATGGGCATGGTCGCGGCCGCCTTCGGCTACCTGACGCCCGTCCAGGGCGCATTGATCCAGGAAGCCATCGACATCGCCGTCATCCTCAACGCACTTCGCGCGCTTCGAATCCGACCCGCCGAACCTCGGCCGATTTATCCGGGTGACGGTGCGCTTCTATCTCAGGAAGGTATCGTAACATGA
- a CDS encoding FAD:protein FMN transferase: protein MSKMSTDPVRHALSGPTMGTRWSALFWAEHGFDVARIRSGLQAAVDEVDAQMSIWKTDSALMLLNRAPNGEAVPIPAMLEQVLRLGEAIGKASGGAFDMGVGDAVSAWGFGPGGASQDSIRAAMSAHRMSAVEALAFGQGTVTKRAAITLDLNGIAKGFGVDRLAETLSALGFRDALVGIDGEMRAMGHRPDGQPWTVAVEQPDTDRRAPHSVLELTDCAVATSGDYRHFVSVNGRLLSHTMDPKRGAPLLQPPASVTVIAPSCAAADAWATALMVLGPDEGSTLARKTGIEALFLLRDERDTVRGRGVGNSFEHAA from the coding sequence ATGTCGAAGATGTCTACTGATCCGGTTCGTCATGCGCTGAGCGGCCCGACCATGGGAACGCGCTGGTCGGCTCTGTTCTGGGCCGAGCACGGATTCGATGTGGCCCGTATCCGCTCCGGTTTGCAGGCTGCTGTCGATGAAGTCGATGCGCAGATGTCGATCTGGAAGACCGACAGCGCTCTGATGCTGCTGAACCGAGCTCCGAACGGCGAGGCAGTGCCGATACCCGCGATGCTCGAACAGGTCCTGCGACTCGGTGAGGCCATCGGCAAGGCATCCGGCGGTGCGTTCGACATGGGCGTGGGCGACGCCGTATCGGCCTGGGGATTCGGGCCGGGCGGCGCTTCCCAGGATTCAATCCGCGCAGCGATGTCGGCGCACCGCATGTCGGCAGTCGAAGCCCTCGCGTTCGGCCAGGGAACCGTGACGAAGCGTGCCGCCATCACCCTCGATCTCAATGGAATCGCAAAGGGCTTCGGCGTCGATCGCCTTGCCGAAACGCTGTCGGCTCTCGGCTTCCGCGACGCTCTGGTCGGGATCGACGGCGAGATGCGTGCCATGGGCCATCGACCGGACGGGCAGCCTTGGACGGTCGCGGTGGAACAGCCCGATACGGATCGGCGCGCGCCCCACTCGGTGCTCGAATTGACCGACTGCGCGGTGGCCACTTCCGGCGACTATCGCCACTTCGTGAGCGTGAACGGACGGCTGCTTTCGCACACCATGGACCCGAAGCGCGGCGCGCCGCTGCTCCAACCTCCTGCCTCGGTCACGGTCATCGCCCCATCATGCGCCGCCGCCGACGCCTGGGCAACGGCGCTCATGGTGCTCGGACCCGACGAAGGAAGTACCTTGGCGCGGAAGACCGGAATCGAAGCCTTGTTCCTGCTTCGCGACGAACGCGATACGGTTCGTGGACGGGGCGTGGGCAACTCATTCGAGCATGCCGCCTAG
- a CDS encoding MgtC/SapB family protein has protein sequence MDHTIARLGLALAIGLLVGLERGWREREAADNSRTAGIRTFGLSGLLGGIFAALAATLDSSTVLIAGFIGFAAIFAWFSAHEAEHDQNFSVTGVVAALCVFALGALAIVGDQLVAAAGGAALAAVLASREMLHGMLRRLTWIELRSAIVLAAMTAIVLPLLPDRTIDPWGGLNPFEIWYFTVIVAAISFGGYVAVRLLGKTRGLLVGSIAGAIVSSTGVTVALARMARSEANAMPLVGGAALAALVSVLRVCAIVALLAPQVIAYIIGPAIAGGLVLAVAGTLLLLKSAAYQAGDQPARNPFELGTLLVFAGAFALVSTVSAALSSRFGESGLLATTAVSGAFDVDVAVLSSLRLVEGGTAVALVGQAVLVALGTNAVGRLFLAMLTGPTRFSLPLAAITACAVALAVAAFVWLPFA, from the coding sequence ATGGACCATACGATTGCAAGACTTGGGCTGGCTCTGGCAATCGGCCTTCTCGTCGGTCTGGAGCGTGGCTGGCGTGAACGCGAAGCTGCTGACAACAGCCGTACGGCCGGGATTCGCACCTTCGGCCTGTCGGGGCTGCTGGGCGGCATCTTTGCCGCGCTCGCGGCCACCCTGGATTCAAGCACAGTCCTGATTGCCGGATTCATCGGTTTTGCGGCGATCTTCGCCTGGTTCTCAGCGCATGAAGCCGAGCATGACCAGAACTTCAGCGTGACGGGTGTCGTGGCAGCCTTGTGCGTCTTCGCCCTCGGCGCACTCGCCATTGTCGGCGATCAACTCGTGGCTGCGGCAGGTGGTGCCGCGCTCGCAGCTGTCCTGGCCAGCCGGGAGATGCTCCACGGTATGCTGCGTCGCCTGACCTGGATCGAACTGCGCTCCGCCATCGTCCTTGCGGCAATGACCGCGATCGTCCTGCCGTTGCTTCCGGACAGAACCATCGATCCCTGGGGCGGGCTCAACCCGTTCGAGATATGGTACTTCACCGTGATCGTCGCCGCGATCTCCTTTGGCGGTTATGTCGCGGTGCGTCTGCTGGGAAAGACCCGCGGACTGCTGGTCGGATCGATCGCCGGCGCCATTGTTTCGTCGACCGGGGTCACCGTCGCACTGGCGCGTATGGCCAGATCGGAGGCCAACGCGATGCCGCTGGTGGGTGGCGCGGCGCTTGCGGCGCTCGTGTCGGTCCTGCGGGTCTGCGCTATCGTTGCGCTGCTCGCACCGCAGGTCATCGCGTACATCATCGGACCCGCGATCGCGGGCGGACTTGTGCTTGCTGTCGCCGGGACCCTCCTGCTGCTGAAAAGCGCTGCGTACCAGGCCGGCGACCAACCGGCGCGCAACCCGTTCGAACTCGGAACGCTGCTGGTCTTCGCTGGTGCGTTCGCGCTTGTTTCCACCGTTAGCGCGGCGCTTTCGAGCCGCTTCGGTGAGAGCGGACTCTTGGCAACGACTGCTGTTTCAGGCGCCTTCGACGTCGACGTGGCCGTTCTCAGCTCGCTTCGGCTTGTCGAGGGTGGAACCGCCGTCGCACTCGTGGGGCAAGCCGTACTTGTCGCGCTTGGCACGAATGCCGTCGGGCGCTTGTTCCTCGCAATGCTCACGGGTCCAACCCGTTTTTCGCTGCCGCTCGCTGCAATCACGGCATGCGCGGTCGCGCTGGCGGTCGCTGCCTTCGTTTGGCTCCCATTTGCCTAG
- a CDS encoding VIT family protein produces MSRLSHSEVHMVHRIGWLRAAVLGANDGLVSTSSLVVGVAAAGSGSTEILVAGFAGLVAGAMSMAAGEYVSVSSQTDAENADLARERRELAETPEAELEELTQIYIKRGLDRGLAMQVAAQLTAGDALAAHARDELGISETVAARPVQAALVSALTFAAGAVVPVLVAMAIPADKTSIVVAGSTILALAVLGGLGAGAGGAGVLRGSLRVTFWGALAMGVTAAVGALFGVSVA; encoded by the coding sequence ATGAGCCGCCTATCCCATTCCGAAGTCCACATGGTCCATCGCATCGGCTGGCTGCGCGCCGCCGTGCTGGGAGCTAATGATGGTCTTGTCTCCACGTCCAGCCTCGTAGTGGGCGTGGCGGCGGCGGGGTCAGGGTCGACAGAAATTCTGGTCGCAGGGTTCGCCGGCCTCGTTGCAGGCGCAATGTCCATGGCAGCCGGCGAATACGTGTCGGTAAGCTCACAGACCGACGCGGAGAACGCCGACCTCGCTCGTGAGCGGCGGGAACTGGCGGAGACGCCGGAGGCCGAACTGGAAGAACTGACCCAGATCTACATCAAGCGCGGCCTCGACCGCGGCCTCGCGATGCAGGTTGCAGCCCAGCTCACGGCAGGCGATGCGCTCGCTGCACATGCCCGCGACGAACTTGGCATTTCGGAGACAGTGGCCGCGCGGCCGGTTCAGGCAGCGTTGGTGTCCGCATTGACCTTCGCGGCGGGTGCTGTCGTTCCCGTCTTGGTTGCAATGGCCATTCCTGCCGACAAGACGAGCATAGTCGTCGCGGGATCGACGATCCTTGCTCTGGCGGTTCTTGGCGGCCTTGGAGCCGGAGCCGGCGGAGCCGGAGTGTTGCGCGGCTCGCTTCGCGTCACCTTCTGGGGCGCGCTCGCCATGGGCGTCACCGCGGCAGTCGGCGCGCTCTTCGGCGTGAGCGTGGCATGA
- the arsC gene encoding arsenate reductase (glutaredoxin) (This arsenate reductase requires both glutathione and glutaredoxin to convert arsenate to arsenite, after which the efflux transporter formed by ArsA and ArsB can extrude the arsenite from the cell, providing resistance.): MDVIIYHNPECGTSRNTLAMIRNAGLEPHVIEYLKTPPTRELLRQLVERMGTSLRSILREKNTPYGELGLGDPALTDEQLFDAIEKHPILINRPIVVSPKGVKLCRPSETVLDLLPGQKGAFAKEDGEQVTDAAGNRLA; this comes from the coding sequence ATGGACGTGATCATCTATCACAACCCCGAATGCGGGACCTCGCGCAACACGCTTGCGATGATCCGCAATGCGGGACTCGAACCGCATGTTATCGAGTACCTGAAGACACCGCCGACGCGAGAGCTGCTGCGTCAGCTGGTGGAGCGGATGGGCACGTCGCTCCGTAGTATCCTGCGCGAGAAGAACACACCTTACGGAGAGCTCGGCCTTGGCGATCCCGCCCTGACAGACGAGCAGCTGTTCGATGCGATCGAAAAGCATCCGATTCTGATCAACCGTCCGATCGTCGTCTCGCCGAAAGGCGTGAAGCTTTGCCGTCCGTCCGAGACGGTCCTTGACCTTCTACCCGGCCAAAAGGGCGCCTTCGCCAAGGAAGACGGCGAGCAGGTGACTGATGCGGCAGGCAACAGGCTCGCCTGA
- a CDS encoding arsenate reductase ArsC yields the protein MSDRLYNALFLCTGNSARSILAEAILRNLGTGHFQAFSAGSQPKGEVHPFAIELLRNLKLDTSFARSKSWDEFAAPGAPKMDFVFTVCDNAANESCPVWPGQPMTAHWGIPDPAAAEGTDAEKHLAFADAYRQLSNRISAFLALPLASIDRMSLQSRLREIGKLEVSAAATA from the coding sequence ATGTCCGACAGACTCTACAACGCACTCTTCCTCTGCACAGGAAACTCCGCCCGCTCGATCCTTGCAGAAGCTATCCTGCGGAATCTCGGCACTGGGCACTTCCAGGCCTTCTCGGCCGGATCGCAGCCGAAGGGAGAGGTCCATCCGTTTGCCATCGAACTCCTTCGGAACCTCAAGCTGGATACGTCATTCGCGCGCTCGAAATCTTGGGACGAGTTCGCGGCGCCCGGTGCTCCGAAGATGGATTTCGTCTTTACGGTCTGCGACAACGCGGCAAACGAATCCTGCCCGGTCTGGCCCGGACAGCCGATGACAGCGCATTGGGGCATTCCGGATCCCGCGGCCGCTGAAGGCACGGATGCCGAGAAGCACCTGGCTTTCGCAGATGCCTATCGGCAGCTATCGAACCGCATTTCCGCCTTCCTGGCGCTGCCGCTAGCTTCGATCGACCGGATGTCGCTCCAGTCCAGGTTGCGCGAGATCGGAAAGCTCGAAGTCTCGGCGGCCGCAACAGCATGA